In Piliocolobus tephrosceles isolate RC106 chromosome 10, ASM277652v3, whole genome shotgun sequence, a single window of DNA contains:
- the CLEC1A gene encoding C-type lectin domain family 1 member A isoform X3, giving the protein MEERLGNMSRELQSLQVQNIKLAGSLQHVAEKLCRELYNKAGVHRCSPCTEQWKWHGDKCYQFYKDSKSWEDCKYFCLSENSTMLKINKQEDLDFALSQSYSEFFYSYWTGLLRPDSGKAWLWMDGTPFASELFHIIIDVTSPRSRDCVAILNRMIFSKDCQELKRCVCERRAGMVKTESLHFPPETLGEGDWFSLCNYK; this is encoded by the exons atggaagaaagattaGGAAATATGTCCCGAGAGTTGCAATCTCTTCAAGTCCAGAACATAAAGCTTGCAGGAAGTCTGCAGCATGTGGCTGAAAAACTCTGTCGTGAGCTctataacaaagctggag TGCACAGGTGCAGCCCTTGTACTGAACAATGGAAGTGGCATGGAGACAAATGCTACCAGTTCTATAAAGACAGCAAAAGTTGGGAGGACTGTAAATATTTCTGCCTTAGTGAGAACTCTACCATGCTGAAGATAAACAAACAAGAAGACCTG GACTTTGCCCTGTCTCAGAGCTACTCTGAGTTTTTCTACTCTTATTGGACAGGGCTTTTGCGCCCTGACAGTGGCAAGGCCTGGCTGTGGATGGATGGAACCCCTTTCGCTTCTGAACT gtTCCATATTATAATAGATGTCACCAGCCCAAGAAGCAGAGACTGTGTGGCCATCCTTAATAGGATGATCTTCTCAAAGGACTGCCAAGAATTGAAGCGGTGTGTCTGTGAGAGGAGAGCGGGAATGGTGAAGACAGAGAGCCTCCATTTCCCCCCTGAAACATTAGGCGAAGGTGACTGGTTCTCCCTCTGCAACTACAAATAG